From the genome of Schaalia dentiphila ATCC 17982, one region includes:
- a CDS encoding RNA polymerase-binding protein RbpA — MADRALRGMQIGAKSLESEDGVVFADRFIVRYACPNGHEFEVTLSSEATAPATWECKCGQTAELIGETVEDEENKPVKPQRTHWDMLLERRSIDELEVVLTEQLTAYREGRLRPEGSYRKG; from the coding sequence ATGGCTGACCGCGCGCTGCGTGGTATGCAGATCGGTGCGAAGTCCCTCGAGTCTGAGGACGGTGTCGTTTTCGCCGACCGTTTCATCGTTCGTTACGCGTGCCCTAATGGCCACGAGTTCGAGGTGACTCTGTCCAGTGAGGCCACCGCGCCTGCGACGTGGGAATGCAAGTGTGGCCAGACGGCCGAGCTCATCGGCGAAACCGTCGAGGACGAGGAAAACAAGCCCGTCAAGCCGCAACGTACCCACTGGGACATGCTGCTCGAGCGTCGCTCGATCGACGAACTCGAGGTTGTTCTGACCGAGCAGCTCACAGCGTACCGCGAGGGGCGGCTGCGTCCCGAGGGCTCCTACCGCAAGGGCTAA
- a CDS encoding MerR family transcriptional regulator: MSAQANAASRQGMLFGDPLEGLDTDEMGYRGPVACSAAGITYRQLDYWARTGLLQPSIRAARGSGSQRLYSFRDILVLKVVKKLLDAGVSLQQVRVAVSSLQNRGVDDLASITLMSDGASVYECTSTDEVIDLLQGGQGVFGIAVGRVWREVEGSLAELPLERSEPAFVDELAERRRSKLSAS; the protein is encoded by the coding sequence GTGAGCGCACAAGCGAACGCCGCAAGCCGGCAAGGCATGCTGTTCGGTGATCCCCTTGAGGGGCTCGACACGGACGAGATGGGCTACCGTGGTCCCGTTGCATGCAGCGCAGCCGGTATCACGTACCGTCAGCTCGATTACTGGGCTCGCACTGGTCTGCTGCAGCCGTCGATCCGCGCCGCGCGTGGCTCCGGCTCGCAGCGTCTCTACTCCTTCCGTGACATTCTCGTCCTGAAGGTCGTCAAGAAGCTCCTGGACGCCGGCGTTTCTCTCCAGCAGGTTCGCGTTGCCGTCTCGTCGCTGCAGAACAGGGGAGTGGATGACCTCGCTTCCATCACGCTGATGAGCGACGGAGCCTCGGTCTACGAGTGCACCTCTACCGATGAGGTCATCGATCTTCTGCAGGGCGGACAGGGCGTCTTTGGTATTGCCGTTGGCCGCGTCTGGCGCGAGGTCGAGGGTTCGCTCGCGGAGCTGCCCCTTGAGCGTTCCGAGCCCGCGTTCGTCGACGAGCTCGCTGAGCGTCGTCGTTCGAAGCTTTCAGCTTCCTGA
- a CDS encoding polyprenol monophosphomannose synthase has translation MTESVPSSPSPSGDHTLIVIPTYNEMATLPTILGDIWANVPGAHVLIVDDSSPDGTGEWVDNRREGEDRLHVLHRPAKSGLATAYVDGMSWGIDHGYPFILQMDADGSHRPVDLPKLLSRMAGPDRPDLVIGSRWVPGGAINGWSAKRVALSKAGNYYVRFCLGTPVRDATAGLRLHRAFFLSEHEVLGRVATTGFGFQVEMTELERSLGAAIAEVPITFDERMAGESKLDSSIFVEELVMVTKGGLSRLAQAARRILPKR, from the coding sequence ATGACTGAATCCGTTCCTTCCTCTCCGTCGCCGTCCGGCGACCACACCCTGATCGTCATTCCAACGTACAACGAGATGGCGACCCTGCCGACGATTCTGGGCGATATCTGGGCGAACGTGCCGGGTGCGCACGTGCTGATCGTCGACGATTCGTCGCCAGACGGAACGGGGGAGTGGGTCGACAACCGACGCGAGGGCGAGGATCGTCTCCATGTCCTTCATCGCCCCGCGAAGTCGGGGCTTGCCACCGCGTACGTCGATGGCATGAGCTGGGGCATCGACCATGGATACCCCTTCATTCTTCAGATGGATGCGGATGGGTCGCATCGACCCGTTGATCTGCCGAAGCTACTCAGCCGCATGGCTGGTCCGGACCGTCCGGACCTGGTCATCGGTTCGCGTTGGGTGCCGGGCGGAGCCATCAACGGATGGTCGGCGAAGCGTGTCGCCCTGTCCAAGGCGGGCAATTATTATGTCCGTTTTTGCCTGGGGACACCCGTGCGCGATGCGACGGCAGGCCTGCGCCTACACCGAGCGTTTTTCCTGAGCGAACACGAGGTTCTCGGTCGGGTAGCGACAACAGGATTCGGGTTCCAGGTCGAGATGACCGAGCTCGAACGTTCCCTGGGCGCAGCTATCGCCGAGGTTCCGATCACCTTTGACGAGCGCATGGCCGGTGAATCGAAGCTCGACTCGTCTATTTTCGTCGAGGAGCTCGTGATGGTAACGAAAGGCGGCCTGAGCCGACTGGCCCAGGCCGCACGACGGATCTTGCCGAAGCGTTAG
- the lnt gene encoding apolipoprotein N-acyltransferase, whose amino-acid sequence MGHQDILRRASFAHVCGDSIIAAIAGLALYASFPPVGWWWLSVPALALFLSRIDEARAPRALTVTFVFGMSFWLPLIDWIPLAVGTTPPWFVLALVQTFFFMGWVVFTRWTQLWRWARGPLVQALLFALTWTGVDAARSRWPWSGFPWGSVALPQVDSPLGHLAPYGGAMLITAVVVFLAVLVRRAFAARDAAVLREHWFSRPALALIVAAVYVAPLAISLPNQADNGMLRVGVIQGDITLPGAEAYSREGEVTDNNMRASLELASSPQVADHPIDIALWGEGSVDRDPLAFPAIGQAVDRAATALDAPILIGYTNLNERDRVKNWLAVWEPGTGMDEASRYSKHVPVPFGEFIPFRDVIASFATEVGQASKDMEAGEEPPLMTVQARDGRSVPLAVGICFEAAYPLVIGDGVARGGQVIVVPSNNYHFRSSGESAQQGQLLRMRAMEYSRSAVQASTTGHSYVIRPDGSILASTGTEESATLAADIPLRTSQTLTALAGERIPSAVMAATLVIAILATATVIGQGIRASARARRASGH is encoded by the coding sequence GTGGGGCATCAGGACATCTTGCGGCGCGCATCGTTCGCACACGTGTGCGGCGATTCGATCATCGCTGCGATCGCCGGTCTGGCGCTGTATGCGTCGTTTCCACCCGTAGGCTGGTGGTGGCTATCGGTGCCTGCCCTCGCCCTGTTTCTGTCGCGCATTGACGAGGCCAGGGCTCCGCGCGCGCTGACGGTGACCTTCGTGTTCGGCATGAGCTTCTGGCTTCCTCTCATCGACTGGATTCCGCTGGCCGTTGGCACGACACCCCCGTGGTTCGTTCTGGCGCTCGTGCAGACGTTCTTCTTCATGGGTTGGGTGGTCTTTACGCGCTGGACTCAGCTGTGGCGGTGGGCGCGCGGTCCGCTCGTCCAGGCGTTGTTGTTTGCGCTGACCTGGACAGGCGTCGACGCTGCTCGCTCACGCTGGCCGTGGTCGGGCTTTCCGTGGGGCTCTGTTGCTTTGCCTCAGGTGGATTCGCCCCTCGGCCATCTCGCACCCTACGGAGGCGCGATGCTCATCACCGCAGTCGTCGTATTTCTTGCCGTTCTTGTGCGCCGCGCCTTCGCGGCTCGCGACGCCGCCGTTCTACGCGAGCACTGGTTTTCGCGCCCGGCATTGGCCCTCATCGTCGCCGCCGTATACGTCGCGCCCCTCGCAATTTCTTTACCCAATCAGGCGGACAACGGCATGTTGCGCGTCGGCGTCATCCAAGGCGATATCACGCTGCCCGGAGCCGAGGCATACAGCCGTGAGGGCGAGGTGACCGATAACAACATGCGGGCGTCCCTCGAGCTTGCGAGTTCGCCGCAGGTCGCCGATCACCCGATCGACATCGCGCTCTGGGGCGAGGGATCCGTTGACCGCGATCCGCTTGCATTCCCTGCGATTGGCCAGGCCGTCGATCGAGCCGCCACGGCGCTGGATGCGCCGATCCTGATTGGCTACACAAATCTGAACGAGCGCGACCGCGTGAAGAACTGGCTGGCGGTGTGGGAGCCGGGCACGGGAATGGACGAGGCTTCCCGGTATTCCAAGCACGTTCCCGTTCCCTTTGGCGAGTTCATTCCTTTCCGGGACGTCATTGCTTCGTTCGCGACCGAGGTAGGTCAGGCCAGCAAGGACATGGAAGCGGGGGAGGAACCTCCCCTGATGACGGTGCAGGCACGCGACGGGCGCAGTGTTCCCCTGGCCGTCGGCATCTGCTTCGAGGCTGCGTACCCCCTCGTGATCGGTGACGGCGTGGCTCGTGGCGGTCAGGTTATCGTCGTTCCCTCGAACAACTATCATTTCCGCTCCTCGGGTGAGTCCGCGCAGCAGGGCCAGCTCTTGCGTATGCGCGCGATGGAGTACTCGCGCAGCGCCGTTCAGGCTTCCACGACCGGCCACTCGTACGTGATTCGTCCCGACGGCTCGATTCTCGCGAGCACGGGTACCGAGGAGTCGGCAACACTCGCTGCCGATATCCCGCTCCGGACCTCGCAGACGTTGACTGCTTTGGCGGGGGAGAGGATTCCCAGCGCCGTGATGGCGGCGACGCTGGTCATTGCGATTCTCGCCACCGCGACAGTTATCGGACAAGGAATCAGGGCATCAGCGCGCGCCAGACGTGCGTCCGGCCACTAG
- a CDS encoding Hsp70 family protein: MRLGVDFGTTTTAIAIVDRGNYPIVSFVNNHDDTVDFVPSIIALDGDRLVYGFDAEDAAREGAPHLRSFKRLLSDPSVTDTSTLRLGNHSISILDALTGFLSYVVRQLRTNSSIATLPDSEPLEALVGIPAHAWSAQRFLTLEAFRRAGWDVLAMVNEPSAAGFEYTHRHAGTLNSKRTAILVYDLGGGTFDASIVSATGTLHEVKGSRGLNMVGGDDFDVALATRLAAAAGTDSGKLGDEAWERLIEDSRDAKETLSPSTKFITVPVDGQPVTIPVTDFYEAATPLVEATIEAMEPLLVPDASGVGQLGGDIAGLYVVGGGSQLPLVARVLRSRFGRRVHRSPHTAASTAIGLAIGADPEAAYTVREQLSRGVGVFREREAGSFISFDTLLEPNTELVPGETLTIKRRYRAAHNIGYFRFVEYSSFDEAGVPRGDLQPYGEVIVPFDHSLRRSDIDLSVVPVIRTEDGPLIEESYIVDENGMVTVEITDLEAAYTVTRPLGRR; this comes from the coding sequence ATGAGACTCGGAGTTGATTTTGGCACCACGACCACTGCGATCGCTATCGTCGACCGGGGGAACTACCCGATCGTCTCTTTCGTCAACAATCATGACGATACGGTCGATTTCGTTCCATCTATCATCGCTCTTGACGGCGACCGCCTGGTTTACGGTTTCGACGCCGAAGACGCTGCCCGCGAAGGCGCTCCTCATCTGCGCTCCTTTAAGCGCCTGCTGTCCGATCCGTCGGTGACTGACACGTCCACGCTGCGTCTGGGTAATCACAGCATCTCGATCCTCGACGCGCTGACAGGTTTCCTCAGCTACGTCGTGCGCCAGCTGCGCACAAATTCTTCCATCGCTACGCTGCCGGATTCAGAGCCGCTCGAGGCCCTTGTCGGCATCCCGGCGCACGCATGGTCCGCGCAGCGCTTCCTGACCCTCGAGGCCTTCCGCCGCGCGGGATGGGATGTCCTCGCGATGGTCAACGAGCCTTCTGCCGCAGGCTTCGAGTACACGCACCGCCATGCGGGCACACTCAATTCCAAGCGCACCGCAATCCTCGTCTACGACCTGGGCGGCGGCACATTCGACGCCTCCATCGTGTCCGCTACGGGCACGCTCCACGAGGTCAAGGGCTCGCGCGGCCTCAACATGGTCGGCGGCGATGACTTTGACGTCGCGCTCGCTACCCGCCTCGCCGCTGCCGCTGGGACCGACTCAGGCAAGCTCGGGGACGAGGCGTGGGAGCGTCTCATCGAAGACTCACGCGATGCGAAGGAGACCCTCTCCCCTTCGACGAAGTTCATCACAGTGCCCGTCGATGGTCAGCCTGTGACGATTCCCGTCACCGACTTCTACGAGGCCGCCACTCCCCTGGTCGAGGCAACGATCGAGGCCATGGAGCCCCTGTTGGTGCCGGACGCATCCGGAGTTGGCCAGCTGGGCGGTGACATCGCCGGCCTCTACGTCGTTGGCGGCGGTTCGCAGCTGCCTCTGGTTGCCCGAGTGCTTCGTTCGCGCTTTGGCCGCCGCGTGCACCGCTCGCCGCACACGGCAGCTTCAACCGCGATCGGCCTGGCCATCGGCGCCGACCCCGAGGCTGCGTACACGGTGCGCGAACAACTCTCGCGTGGCGTCGGCGTCTTCCGTGAGCGCGAGGCCGGCTCATTCATCTCGTTCGACACGCTCCTGGAGCCGAACACTGAGCTTGTTCCCGGCGAGACCCTGACGATTAAGCGCCGCTACCGCGCCGCGCACAACATCGGATACTTCCGCTTCGTCGAGTATTCGTCGTTCGACGAGGCCGGGGTGCCCCGCGGCGACCTGCAGCCCTACGGCGAAGTGATCGTCCCCTTCGATCACTCCCTGCGCCGCTCCGACATCGATCTCTCAGTCGTTCCCGTCATCCGCACCGAGGATGGACCTCTCATCGAAGAGTCCTACATCGTCGACGAGAACGGCATGGTCACCGTGGAAATCACGGATCTGGAGGCCGCCTACACCGTGACACGTCCTCTCGGCCGGCGTTAG
- a CDS encoding phosphatase PAP2 family protein, translated as MTTDHDARSQRPPAIRETIVLALACLSYSILSFLAKAPESVAVAHAHDVAAFELRFGLFIEGPTNAWLTTHPLLASLASTQYAVSFFAMTGFAMIVLWLKAPTHYRSARWTLVIMTIGALVTYWTYPLAPPRLVPEFGFVDAVAEHTSVYSQLFGTLANPYGAMPSMHTGWSVWVAVMLGTYVWRSWWARLILAVHPVLTIVTIVATANHYVVDAIAGCAYFLLAWLFVTIANRALPGNVRTPGETS; from the coding sequence ATGACGACAGACCATGACGCGCGCTCGCAGCGCCCTCCCGCCATCCGAGAGACCATCGTCCTCGCGCTGGCGTGCCTGTCGTATTCAATTCTGTCATTCCTTGCGAAGGCTCCGGAATCCGTCGCTGTCGCGCATGCGCACGACGTCGCCGCCTTCGAGTTGCGCTTCGGATTGTTTATTGAAGGCCCCACAAACGCCTGGCTCACGACCCACCCGCTGCTCGCCTCACTTGCATCCACGCAGTATGCGGTCTCATTCTTCGCGATGACGGGTTTCGCCATGATCGTCCTATGGCTGAAGGCACCGACCCACTATCGCAGCGCGCGGTGGACTCTCGTCATCATGACTATCGGAGCGCTCGTCACCTACTGGACCTATCCCCTGGCTCCCCCGCGTCTCGTTCCCGAGTTTGGGTTCGTCGATGCGGTCGCTGAGCACACGTCCGTATATTCTCAGCTGTTTGGCACGCTTGCGAACCCCTACGGCGCTATGCCATCGATGCACACGGGTTGGTCTGTATGGGTTGCAGTCATGCTTGGTACGTACGTCTGGCGCTCATGGTGGGCCCGGCTCATTCTCGCCGTCCACCCCGTTTTAACCATCGTGACAATCGTCGCAACGGCCAATCATTATGTGGTTGATGCCATTGCCGGTTGCGCATACTTCCTGCTCGCTTGGCTCTTTGTCACCATTGCAAACAGGGCCTTACCGGGGAATGTGCGAACGCCCGGCGAGACGTCCTAG
- the ftsR gene encoding transcriptional regulator FtsR, producing MVASAQEVTSWPHDADHSPELSIGRVVDALKDEFPAISLSKVRYLESEGLVSPARTGSGYRKYSAADVERLRYVLTEQRDSFTPLSVIRGQLDALDAGHELVRRRVAQVVSSEGQTVSLGGRRAIPAADLSDLTGVDMDTLERYARLGLITPDLAGYFPSRCVQAVSTIARLESAGVDVRVLRAVRQGAERSADIIDQTVSSQRGRGRGADRERARARAIELGDLFAELHRDMLAVAVSSLAEDGD from the coding sequence GTGGTTGCTTCCGCGCAGGAAGTGACCTCGTGGCCGCATGATGCGGACCATTCGCCGGAGCTGTCGATCGGCCGTGTTGTTGATGCACTGAAGGACGAGTTCCCTGCGATCTCGTTGTCGAAGGTTCGCTACCTGGAGAGCGAAGGCCTTGTCTCACCCGCTCGCACCGGATCCGGGTACCGCAAGTATTCGGCCGCCGACGTCGAGCGGCTGCGCTATGTCCTGACGGAGCAGCGCGATTCTTTCACTCCGCTGAGTGTGATTCGCGGGCAGCTTGATGCGCTCGATGCCGGTCATGAGCTCGTGCGCCGTCGTGTCGCACAGGTTGTGTCCTCAGAGGGGCAGACGGTGTCGCTGGGGGGCCGCCGGGCCATTCCGGCCGCGGATCTGTCGGACCTGACCGGCGTCGATATGGACACTCTCGAACGCTATGCGAGGCTTGGGCTGATCACTCCGGATCTTGCCGGTTATTTCCCTTCTCGCTGCGTGCAAGCCGTTTCTACCATCGCGCGTCTCGAATCTGCAGGGGTGGATGTTCGTGTGCTGCGTGCCGTTCGTCAGGGCGCGGAACGTAGTGCGGATATCATCGACCAGACGGTTTCCTCTCAGAGGGGACGAGGCCGTGGCGCGGACCGCGAGCGTGCGCGCGCCCGAGCTATTGAACTGGGCGACCTGTTCGCCGAATTGCACCGGGACATGCTGGCGGTGGCGGTGTCGTCGCTGGCGGAGGACGGGGACTAA